In a genomic window of Streptomyces sp. NBC_01231:
- a CDS encoding DUF4244 domain-containing protein → MYKAVRARMRALVCRVRAARRDAGMVTSEYAMGIVAAVAFAVVLYKVVSSGEVSAELQGIVKRALNAQV, encoded by the coding sequence ATGTACAAGGCGGTACGGGCGCGGATGCGTGCCCTGGTGTGCAGGGTGCGTGCGGCGCGGAGGGACGCGGGAATGGTCACCTCGGAGTACGCGATGGGAATCGTCGCGGCGGTGGCGTTCGCGGTGGTTCTCTACAAGGTGGTCTCCAGCGGAGAGGTCAGTGCGGAGCTGCAGGGAATCGTGAAGCGGGCCCTCAATGCGCAGGTGTGA
- a CDS encoding septum formation initiator, which produces MKTVAAAVTHEPSPAAGGRQGKPLIVTEDTDLLDDLLRLCAAAGATPEVHHGVPERRGGWESAPLVLVGDDAVRRVRGAARRNGVVLVGRDQDDPGVWRRAVEIGADHVLMLPDGEQWLVDRIADVAEGVVRPALTVGVIGGRGGAGASTLACALAVTSAREGLRTLLVDADPLGGGLDVLLGGETAQGLRWPAFAASRGRVGGGALEESLPELHSLRVLSWDRGDCVAVPPQAVRAVLAAARRRGGTVVVDLPRRMDNAVAEVLAQLDVGLLVVPAELRAVAAAGRMASAVGMVLRDLRVAVRGPYAPGLDDREVARLLGLPLAGEVPVESALLRPHGGRTPPGAAGRGPLARFCKEFWERALLEVRAA; this is translated from the coding sequence ATGAAAACCGTGGCCGCAGCAGTCACACACGAACCATCGCCCGCCGCCGGAGGGCGGCAGGGCAAACCGTTGATCGTCACGGAGGACACCGATCTGCTCGACGATCTGTTGCGCCTGTGCGCGGCGGCCGGCGCCACGCCCGAAGTGCATCACGGGGTACCGGAGCGCAGAGGCGGCTGGGAGTCCGCGCCTCTCGTCCTCGTCGGCGACGACGCCGTCCGGCGGGTGCGAGGGGCCGCCCGCAGAAACGGAGTGGTGCTGGTCGGCCGCGACCAGGACGACCCCGGGGTCTGGCGGCGAGCCGTGGAGATCGGAGCCGACCACGTCCTGATGCTGCCCGACGGTGAGCAGTGGCTGGTCGACCGCATCGCCGACGTGGCAGAGGGCGTCGTCCGGCCCGCCCTCACCGTCGGCGTCATCGGCGGCAGAGGCGGGGCAGGAGCGTCCACGCTCGCCTGCGCCCTCGCGGTCACCTCCGCACGCGAAGGGCTGCGCACGCTCCTCGTGGACGCCGATCCGCTGGGCGGCGGACTCGACGTCCTCCTCGGTGGCGAGACGGCCCAGGGGCTGCGCTGGCCCGCATTCGCCGCCTCACGCGGGAGGGTCGGCGGTGGCGCCTTGGAGGAGTCACTGCCCGAACTGCACTCGCTGCGGGTGCTCAGTTGGGACCGCGGTGACTGTGTCGCCGTCCCGCCCCAGGCGGTCCGGGCGGTGCTGGCCGCGGCCCGACGGCGGGGCGGCACGGTCGTCGTCGACCTGCCCCGCCGGATGGACAACGCAGTCGCCGAAGTTCTGGCCCAACTCGACGTGGGCCTGCTCGTGGTCCCCGCCGAACTGCGCGCTGTCGCGGCGGCCGGCCGGATGGCCTCCGCCGTCGGCATGGTCCTGCGCGACCTGCGGGTGGCGGTACGCGGCCCGTACGCACCGGGACTCGACGACCGCGAGGTGGCCCGGCTCCTGGGACTGCCGCTGGCCGGTGAGGTGCCCGTGGAGTCCGCGCTGCTGCGTCCCCACGGAGGCAGGACACCCCCCGGGGCGGCCGGCCGAGGGCCGCTCGCGCGCTTCTGCAAGGAGTTCTGGGAGCGGGCGTTGCTGGAGGTGAGGGCGGCGTGA
- a CDS encoding sodium-translocating pyrophosphatase, giving the protein MAGLSSPDQLDHSTALAAAVLTDGNRVMVSVIGVVALAALVVAGVLVRQVLAAGEGTDSMKKIATAIQEGANAYLARQLRTLGVFAVVVFFLLMLLPADDWNQRAGRSVFFLIGAGFSAATGYIGMWLAVRSNVRVAAAAREATPAEGEPEKDLTAVSHKAMKIAFRTGGVVGMFTVGLGLLGASCVVLVYAADAPKVLEGFGLGAALIAMFMRVGGGIFTKAADVGADLVGKVEQGIPEDDPRNAATIADNVGDNVGDCAGMAADLFESYAVTLVAALILGKAAFGDAGLGFPLLVPAIGVLTAMIGIFAVAPRRADRSGMSAINRGFFISAVISLVLVAVAVFVYLPGKYSDLDGVTDQAILGRDGDPRILALVAVAIGILLAAVIQQLTGYFTETSRRPVKDIGKSSLTGPATVVLAGISVGLESAVYTALLIGLGVYGAFLLGGTSIMLALFAVALAGTGLLTTVGVIVAMDTFGPVSDNAQGIAEMSGDVEGAGAQVLTNLDAVGNTTKAITKGIAIATAVLAASALFGSYRDAITTGAQEVGEKLSGEGAPMTLMMDISQPNNLVGLIAGAAVVFLFSGLAINAVSRSAGSVVYEVRRQFRDHPGIMDYSEEPEYGKVVDICTKDALRELATPGLLAVLAPIFIGFTLGIGALGSFLAGAIGTGTLMAVFLANSGGAWDNAKKLVEDGHHGGKGSEAHAATVIGDTVGDPFKDTAGPAINPLLKVMNLVALLIAPAVIKFSYGDDESLGVRIAIAVLAFVVIAGSVYVSKRRGIAMGDEDNADEPSKSADPAVVS; this is encoded by the coding sequence ATGGCGGGGCTTTCTTCCCCAGATCAGCTGGACCACTCCACAGCCCTCGCGGCAGCGGTCCTGACCGACGGCAACCGGGTCATGGTGTCGGTCATCGGCGTCGTGGCCCTGGCCGCCCTCGTGGTGGCGGGCGTCCTGGTACGCCAGGTACTCGCGGCGGGTGAGGGCACCGACAGCATGAAGAAGATCGCGACGGCGATCCAGGAAGGAGCGAACGCCTATCTGGCCCGGCAGTTGCGCACGCTCGGCGTATTCGCCGTCGTCGTGTTCTTCCTGCTCATGTTGCTGCCCGCGGACGACTGGAATCAGCGCGCCGGACGATCGGTGTTCTTCTTGATCGGCGCGGGCTTCTCGGCCGCCACCGGCTATATCGGCATGTGGCTCGCCGTACGGAGCAATGTGCGGGTGGCCGCCGCCGCACGCGAGGCGACCCCGGCGGAGGGTGAACCGGAAAAGGATCTCACCGCCGTCTCGCACAAAGCCATGAAGATCGCTTTTCGAACCGGCGGCGTGGTCGGCATGTTCACGGTGGGGCTCGGTCTGCTGGGCGCCTCCTGCGTGGTGCTGGTGTACGCGGCCGACGCGCCGAAGGTCCTTGAGGGCTTCGGTCTCGGCGCGGCCCTCATCGCGATGTTCATGAGGGTCGGCGGAGGCATCTTCACCAAGGCCGCCGACGTCGGCGCCGACCTGGTCGGCAAGGTCGAGCAGGGCATTCCGGAGGACGATCCGCGCAACGCCGCGACCATCGCCGACAACGTGGGCGACAACGTCGGCGACTGCGCGGGCATGGCGGCGGACCTCTTCGAGTCGTACGCCGTGACGCTGGTCGCCGCGCTGATCCTCGGCAAGGCCGCGTTCGGCGACGCCGGGCTCGGCTTCCCGTTGCTCGTTCCCGCGATCGGCGTGCTCACGGCGATGATCGGCATCTTCGCCGTGGCCCCGCGCCGCGCGGACCGCAGCGGTATGTCCGCGATCAACCGCGGGTTCTTCATCTCCGCGGTGATCTCGCTGGTGCTGGTCGCGGTGGCCGTCTTCGTCTATCTCCCCGGCAAGTACTCCGACCTGGACGGCGTCACCGACCAGGCGATCCTGGGCAGGGACGGCGACCCGCGGATCCTCGCCCTGGTCGCGGTGGCGATCGGCATCCTGCTCGCGGCCGTGATCCAGCAGCTGACGGGCTACTTCACCGAGACCAGTCGCCGTCCGGTCAAGGACATCGGCAAGTCGTCACTGACGGGTCCGGCCACGGTCGTCCTCGCCGGAATCTCCGTCGGTCTGGAATCGGCCGTCTACACCGCCCTGTTGATCGGCCTCGGCGTCTACGGGGCGTTCCTCCTGGGCGGTACGTCCATCATGCTGGCGCTGTTCGCCGTGGCGCTGGCCGGCACCGGCCTGCTCACCACGGTCGGCGTGATCGTCGCGATGGACACCTTCGGGCCCGTCTCCGACAACGCGCAGGGCATCGCCGAGATGTCCGGCGACGTCGAGGGCGCGGGCGCCCAGGTGCTCACCAACCTGGACGCGGTCGGCAACACCACCAAGGCCATCACCAAGGGGATCGCCATCGCCACCGCCGTCCTGGCGGCGTCGGCGCTCTTCGGGTCGTACCGGGACGCCATCACCACCGGCGCACAGGAGGTGGGCGAGAAGCTGTCCGGCGAGGGCGCGCCGATGACCCTGATGATGGACATCTCCCAGCCCAACAACCTCGTCGGCCTCATCGCCGGCGCGGCGGTCGTCTTCCTCTTCTCGGGCCTCGCCATCAACGCCGTGTCGCGGTCGGCGGGTTCCGTGGTCTACGAGGTGCGGCGGCAGTTCCGCGACCATCCCGGGATCATGGACTACAGCGAGGAGCCGGAGTACGGCAAGGTCGTCGACATCTGTACCAAGGACGCCCTGCGTGAGCTCGCCACGCCCGGGCTGCTCGCCGTGTTGGCGCCGATCTTCATCGGGTTCACGCTCGGGATCGGCGCCCTGGGTTCGTTCCTCGCCGGTGCGATCGGCACGGGCACCTTGATGGCGGTGTTCCTCGCCAACTCCGGCGGCGCGTGGGACAACGCCAAGAAACTCGTCGAGGACGGTCACCACGGCGGCAAGGGCAGCGAGGCCCATGCCGCCACGGTGATCGGCGACACGGTCGGTGACCCCTTCAAGGACACCGCCGGTCCGGCGATCAACCCCTTGCTGAAGGTGATGAACCTGGTCGCGCTGCTCATCGCGCCCGCGGTCATCAAGTTCAGTTACGGCGACGACGAGAGCCTCGGCGTACGGATCGCGATCGCGGTTCTGGCGTTCGTGGTGATCGCGGGCTCGGTCTACGTCTCCAAGCGGCGCGGGATCGCCATGGGTGACGAAGACAACGCCGATGAACCGTCGAAGTCGGCCGATCCGGCGGTGGTTTCGTAG
- a CDS encoding ATP-binding protein, protein MATVELRFSALPEHVRTARLVAAAVARRAGVDEAVLDEVRLAVGEACSRAVGLHQNVGITAPVKVLLIEEEKQFSIEVGDEAPRHAPGDRAPGSAGDVLDAETEEDEMGLAVISGLVDDVEVTAGEHGGSIRMTWPSTPSVAVLP, encoded by the coding sequence ATGGCCACCGTTGAACTCCGCTTCAGCGCGCTGCCCGAGCACGTCCGGACCGCCCGCCTGGTGGCGGCAGCGGTGGCGCGCAGGGCCGGAGTGGACGAGGCCGTTCTCGACGAGGTCAGACTCGCGGTCGGCGAGGCCTGTTCCCGTGCCGTCGGACTGCACCAGAACGTCGGCATCACGGCGCCGGTGAAGGTGCTGCTGATCGAGGAGGAGAAGCAGTTCTCCATCGAGGTCGGCGATGAGGCGCCGCGGCACGCCCCCGGCGATCGGGCGCCCGGCAGTGCCGGTGACGTCCTCGACGCCGAGACCGAGGAGGACGAGATGGGCCTCGCGGTCATCAGTGGCCTCGTCGACGACGTGGAGGTCACCGCCGGCGAACACGGCGGCTCCATTCGTATGACCTGGCCGAGCACACCTTCCGTCGCGGTGCTTCCCTGA
- a CDS encoding TadA family conjugal transfer-associated ATPase, which produces MSGVDLTPGLLAGVRQWLAESGGEPTPARVAQALREQGRVLGDAEVLGAAERLRSELIGSGPLEPLLADPSVTDVLVSAPDRVWVDRGGGLELTTVSFTDAAAVRRLAQRLAAVAGRRLDDARPWVDARLPDGTRLHAVLPPVAVGCACLSLRVVRPRAFTLDELVAAGTVPPGGDRVLRALIDARLSFLISGGTGSGKTTLLSALLGLVGPDERIVLAEDSAELRPEHPHVVRLESRPANQEGAGLVTLQDLVRQALRMRPDRLVVGEVRGPEVVHLLAALNTGHEGGCGTVHANAAADVPARLEALGTAAGLDRAALHSQVAAALAVVLHLVRDRSGLRRIAEVHVLERDPSGLVRTVPALRWGAEAFAYERGWERLRGLLRTESIGEGLCGERDG; this is translated from the coding sequence GTGTCCGGTGTGGATCTGACGCCGGGGCTGCTCGCCGGTGTCCGGCAGTGGCTCGCCGAGAGCGGGGGCGAACCGACACCCGCGCGCGTGGCGCAGGCGTTGCGCGAGCAGGGACGGGTGCTCGGGGATGCCGAAGTCCTCGGCGCGGCCGAGCGGTTGCGGTCCGAGTTGATCGGCAGCGGCCCGCTGGAACCTCTGCTCGCCGATCCCTCCGTGACCGACGTGCTGGTGTCCGCCCCCGACCGGGTCTGGGTGGACCGGGGCGGCGGGCTGGAACTGACCACCGTCTCCTTCACGGACGCCGCCGCCGTGCGACGGCTGGCGCAGCGCCTGGCCGCGGTGGCCGGACGTCGGCTCGACGACGCACGGCCCTGGGTCGACGCCCGGCTGCCTGACGGGACCCGGCTGCACGCGGTACTGCCGCCGGTGGCTGTCGGCTGTGCCTGTCTGTCTCTGCGGGTCGTGCGGCCGCGAGCCTTCACGCTCGACGAGCTGGTGGCGGCGGGCACGGTGCCGCCAGGTGGCGACCGGGTGCTGCGCGCACTGATCGACGCCCGGCTTTCCTTCCTGATCAGCGGTGGTACGGGTAGCGGCAAGACGACGTTGTTGAGCGCGTTGCTGGGGCTGGTCGGGCCGGATGAGCGGATCGTGCTCGCCGAGGACTCCGCGGAACTCAGGCCGGAGCATCCACACGTCGTACGGCTGGAGAGCAGACCCGCCAACCAGGAGGGCGCCGGACTCGTCACGCTCCAGGACCTGGTGCGGCAGGCGTTGCGGATGCGGCCGGACCGGCTGGTCGTGGGCGAGGTGCGCGGCCCCGAAGTGGTGCACCTGCTGGCCGCGTTGAACACGGGCCACGAGGGCGGGTGCGGAACCGTGCACGCCAACGCGGCGGCCGACGTGCCGGCCCGGCTGGAAGCGCTCGGCACGGCCGCGGGACTCGATCGGGCTGCCCTGCACAGTCAGGTGGCGGCCGCCCTGGCGGTCGTCCTGCATCTCGTCCGCGACCGGTCCGGACTGCGGCGGATCGCCGAGGTGCATGTGTTGGAGCGGGACCCGTCGGGGCTGGTGCGGACGGTGCCGGCGCTGCGGTGGGGCGCGGAGGCGTTCGCGTACGAGCGGGGCTGGGAGCGCCTACGGGGGTTGCTTCGTACCGAGTCGATCGGCGAGGGGCTGTGCGGTGAGCGGGATGGGTGA
- a CDS encoding type II secretion system F family protein, with the protein MGEVGMSVVAAAVCVGAAVWLLGERHSGARRAQLLLAGGEVVGVGPPSWRSLAGELRRIREWLRAEWWSAGVGLVLSLLGASVLPVAAGLAGVPLLRRMRLAREEGRRRELRGDAVITLCGTLAGEVRSGRQPGEALLRAAHDSSGLGDAQAAVLAAARFGGDVPGALATAARQPGAEGLRGLAACWRVAVDQGAGLAAGLDRLEGALRDDRDQRADLRAQLAGARSTAVMLAGLPALGLLLGTALGADPLHVLLHTGLGLGCLLVGAVLEGLGMWWATRIVRGAEAT; encoded by the coding sequence ATGGGTGAGGTCGGGATGTCGGTGGTGGCGGCTGCCGTGTGTGTCGGGGCGGCTGTCTGGCTGCTGGGAGAGCGGCACTCCGGGGCACGGCGGGCGCAGTTGCTGCTTGCCGGCGGCGAAGTGGTGGGCGTCGGGCCGCCCTCGTGGCGGAGCCTCGCGGGTGAGCTGCGGCGGATCCGTGAGTGGCTGCGGGCCGAGTGGTGGTCGGCGGGCGTCGGGCTGGTGCTGTCGCTGCTGGGAGCCTCGGTGTTGCCGGTGGCCGCGGGACTGGCCGGGGTGCCGTTGCTGCGGCGGATGCGGCTGGCCCGGGAGGAGGGACGGAGGCGGGAGCTCCGGGGCGACGCGGTGATCACCCTGTGCGGGACGCTGGCCGGGGAGGTGCGCTCGGGGCGCCAGCCGGGTGAGGCGTTGCTGCGGGCCGCCCACGACTCCAGCGGGCTCGGTGACGCACAGGCGGCGGTACTGGCGGCGGCGAGGTTCGGCGGGGACGTCCCGGGCGCCCTCGCGACGGCGGCGCGGCAACCGGGCGCAGAGGGATTGCGTGGACTCGCCGCGTGCTGGCGGGTGGCCGTGGACCAGGGGGCGGGCCTCGCAGCCGGACTCGACCGACTCGAAGGTGCCTTGCGTGACGACCGAGATCAACGGGCCGATCTTCGCGCCCAGTTGGCAGGCGCCCGGTCGACAGCGGTGATGCTCGCGGGCCTGCCGGCCCTGGGGCTCCTCCTCGGCACCGCCCTTGGCGCCGACCCGCTCCACGTACTGCTGCACACCGGGCTCGGTCTGGGGTGCCTGCTGGTGGGGGCGGTCCTGGAGGGCCTCGGGATGTGGTGGGCGACGCGGATCGTACGAGGAGCGGAGGCGACGTGA
- a CDS encoding DEAD/DEAH box helicase, whose protein sequence is MAFNHLPAGVYDALVPLSVTPVTHSVPMAKNHRSDRPSAQTASRLSPGTILDRLAAGPSRASRITHTEHLPPREGRHAVWPDRIRSEVIAAVQACGIEHPWAHQARAAEHALDGESVVVATGTASGKSLAYLVPVLSTLLDGSEAPNGRGTTALYLAPTKALAADQCRSVKEFSQPLGHSVRPAVYDGDTPVEEREWVRQYANYVLTNPDMLHRGILPSHPRWSSFLRALKYVVIDECHTYRGVFGSHVAQVLRRLRRLCARYGASPVFLLASATAAEPSEAAGRLTGLRVVEVADDASPRGELVFALWEPPLTEMQGEKGAPVRRTATAETADLLTDLAVQGVRSVAFVRSRRGAELISVIAQERLAEIDRSLVRRVAAYRGGYLPEERRALEQALHSGELLGLAATTALELGIDVSGLDAVLIAGYPGTRASLWQQAGRAGRSGQGALAVLIARDDPLDTFLVHHPEALFDQPVESTVLDPDNPYVLAPHLCAAAAELPLTDDDLELFGPACEELLPQLEAAKLLRRRTKAWHWTRRERAADLTDIRGEGGRPVQVVEADTGRLLGTVDESAAHSTVHEGAVHLHQGRTYLVRSLDLEDSVALVEQASPSYATVARDTTAISVLETDVEVPWGDGRLCYGSVEVTNQVVSFLRRRLITGEVLGETKLDLPPRTLRTRAVWWTVTEDQLDEARINPEILGGALHAAEHASIGMLPLFATCDRWDIGGVSIPLHPDTLLPTVFVYDGHPGGAGFAERAFHTARAWLTATRQAIASCECEAGCPSCIQSPKCGNGNDPLHKRGAVRLLTALLRGAPEGKAEAGKAEAGPQSSGPPPPHEGRRTEAPPGEVPPPEEAPRVGPHGAPTGPTRARTPEGPTTDLAPDLAPDPNPAQAQAQAPQGAPASPGPGPGQSPAPQDPPAP, encoded by the coding sequence ATGGCATTCAATCACTTACCGGCAGGCGTGTACGACGCCTTGGTCCCATTGTCCGTCACGCCAGTGACACACTCGGTGCCGATGGCCAAGAATCACCGATCCGATCGACCCTCGGCTCAGACCGCCTCCCGGCTCTCGCCGGGCACCATCCTGGACCGGCTCGCCGCAGGGCCGAGCCGGGCTTCGCGCATCACTCATACGGAGCACTTGCCCCCACGTGAGGGCCGCCATGCCGTCTGGCCGGACCGGATCCGTTCCGAGGTCATCGCCGCGGTGCAGGCCTGTGGCATCGAACATCCCTGGGCCCACCAGGCACGCGCGGCCGAGCACGCCCTGGACGGCGAATCGGTGGTCGTCGCCACCGGCACGGCGTCCGGCAAGTCCCTGGCGTACCTGGTCCCGGTCCTCTCGACACTCCTGGACGGCTCCGAGGCCCCGAACGGCCGCGGCACCACCGCCCTCTACCTGGCCCCCACGAAGGCACTCGCGGCGGATCAGTGCCGCTCCGTGAAGGAATTTTCACAACCTCTGGGCCATTCCGTACGTCCTGCGGTGTACGACGGCGACACGCCGGTCGAAGAACGCGAATGGGTGCGCCAGTACGCGAACTACGTCCTGACCAACCCGGACATGCTGCATCGCGGCATCCTGCCGTCCCACCCCCGCTGGTCCTCCTTCCTGCGCGCCTTGAAGTACGTCGTGATCGACGAGTGCCACACCTACCGCGGCGTGTTCGGCTCGCACGTCGCCCAGGTGCTGCGCCGGCTACGCCGCCTCTGCGCCCGCTACGGAGCCTCTCCGGTGTTTCTGCTGGCCTCCGCGACCGCCGCGGAGCCTTCGGAGGCCGCGGGGCGCCTGACCGGCCTCCGGGTGGTCGAGGTCGCCGACGACGCCTCCCCGCGTGGCGAACTGGTGTTCGCCCTCTGGGAGCCCCCGCTCACCGAGATGCAGGGCGAGAAGGGCGCGCCGGTCCGCCGTACGGCCACCGCCGAGACGGCCGACCTGCTGACCGACCTCGCCGTGCAGGGCGTGCGCTCGGTCGCCTTCGTGCGCTCCCGGCGCGGCGCCGAACTGATCTCGGTGATCGCCCAGGAACGCCTCGCCGAGATCGACCGCTCCCTGGTCCGGCGTGTCGCGGCGTACCGCGGCGGCTACCTCCCCGAGGAGCGCCGTGCCCTCGAGCAGGCGCTCCACTCCGGCGAACTCCTCGGCCTCGCCGCGACGACCGCGCTGGAACTCGGCATCGACGTCTCGGGCCTCGACGCCGTCCTGATCGCCGGCTACCCGGGCACGCGCGCCTCCCTGTGGCAGCAGGCGGGCCGGGCGGGCCGCTCCGGTCAGGGCGCCCTCGCCGTCCTGATCGCCCGCGACGACCCCCTGGACACCTTCCTCGTCCACCACCCCGAGGCCCTCTTCGACCAGCCCGTGGAGTCCACGGTCCTCGACCCCGACAACCCGTACGTACTCGCCCCGCACCTGTGCGCTGCCGCCGCCGAACTGCCGTTGACGGACGACGACCTGGAGTTGTTCGGCCCGGCGTGCGAGGAACTGCTTCCCCAGTTGGAGGCCGCGAAGCTGCTGCGCCGCCGCACGAAGGCCTGGCACTGGACCCGCCGGGAGCGGGCCGCCGACCTCACCGACATCCGCGGGGAGGGCGGCCGGCCGGTCCAGGTCGTCGAGGCCGACACGGGCCGGCTCCTGGGCACGGTCGACGAGAGCGCCGCGCACTCGACCGTGCACGAAGGCGCGGTCCACCTGCACCAGGGCCGTACGTACCTGGTGCGGTCGCTGGACCTGGAGGACTCGGTCGCCCTGGTCGAGCAGGCCAGCCCCTCGTATGCGACCGTCGCCCGCGACACCACGGCCATCTCCGTCCTGGAGACGGATGTCGAGGTCCCCTGGGGCGACGGACGCCTGTGCTACGGCTCCGTCGAGGTCACCAACCAGGTGGTCTCCTTCCTGCGTCGACGGCTCATCACCGGTGAAGTGCTGGGCGAGACGAAGCTCGACCTCCCTCCTCGTACGCTGCGTACCCGCGCGGTGTGGTGGACGGTCACCGAGGACCAGTTGGACGAGGCCCGGATCAATCCGGAGATCCTCGGCGGCGCCCTGCACGCCGCCGAGCACGCGTCCATCGGCATGCTGCCCCTCTTCGCCACCTGCGACCGCTGGGACATCGGTGGCGTGTCCATCCCGCTGCACCCCGACACGTTGCTGCCCACCGTCTTCGTCTACGACGGCCACCCGGGCGGCGCGGGCTTCGCGGAGCGCGCCTTCCACACCGCCCGCGCCTGGCTCACCGCCACCCGCCAGGCCATCGCCTCCTGCGAGTGCGAGGCCGGCTGCCCGTCCTGCATCCAGTCCCCCAAGTGCGGCAACGGCAACGACCCGCTGCACAAGAGGGGGGCGGTACGACTGCTCACAGCGCTGTTGCGGGGGGCGCCGGAGGGGAAGGCGGAGGCGGGGAAGGCGGAGGCGGGGCCCCAGTCTTCAGGGCCTCCGCCTCCGCATGAGGGGCGGCGTACGGAGGCCCCGCCTGGGGAGGTCCCGCCCCCGGAGGAGGCGCCCCGCGTGGGTCCGCACGGGGCCCCGACCGGGCCGACACGGGCTCGGACTCCGGAAGGGCCGACTACGGATCTGGCTCCGGATCTGGCTCCGGATCCAAATCCGGCACAGGCACAGGCACAGGCTCCGCAGGGGGCACCGGCGAGCCCGGGACCGGGACCGGGACAGAGTCCGGCTCCGCAGGACCCGCCCGCGCCCTGA
- a CDS encoding type II secretion system F family protein — MSAEVVHRLGVVVGAVLAVGWLARWAGAARRERRVRRRLAAVLPVVEVTTSLGSRFDVREFARRWLPVTGVAGAVWVLVGGAAGAGAGLAVGAGLWRWRVRQAAAVGAGAGADIDAGEAARQLPLAADLLAACIAAGAGPVIAAQAVGEALGGSVGEALARGAAEVRLGGEPGEAWRRLAAAPGAGALARLLERADVSGLPAAAPVARLAADARADWTRTATARARRAAVMVTAPVGLCFLPAFITVGVLPVVLGLAGGALGGGGG, encoded by the coding sequence GTGAGCGCAGAAGTTGTCCACAGGCTGGGGGTAGTTGTGGGGGCGGTGCTCGCTGTCGGCTGGCTGGCGCGGTGGGCGGGCGCGGCGCGGCGCGAGCGGAGGGTACGGCGGCGACTGGCGGCGGTATTGCCCGTCGTCGAGGTAACCACATCCCTCGGATCGCGCTTCGACGTGCGGGAGTTCGCGCGACGTTGGCTTCCGGTGACGGGCGTGGCGGGCGCCGTGTGGGTTCTGGTCGGAGGGGCCGCGGGTGCCGGGGCCGGGCTGGCTGTCGGGGCGGGGCTGTGGCGGTGGCGTGTTCGGCAGGCGGCAGCCGTCGGGGCCGGCGCCGGGGCGGACATCGACGCCGGAGAAGCGGCTCGACAACTGCCGCTCGCCGCCGACCTGTTGGCGGCCTGCATCGCGGCGGGCGCCGGACCGGTGATCGCGGCGCAGGCGGTCGGTGAGGCCCTCGGCGGCTCCGTCGGGGAAGCCCTGGCGCGCGGTGCGGCGGAGGTACGGCTCGGCGGTGAACCGGGCGAGGCCTGGCGACGACTCGCCGCGGCACCGGGTGCGGGTGCCCTGGCTCGGCTGCTGGAACGGGCCGACGTCTCCGGGCTGCCGGCCGCCGCGCCGGTCGCCAGACTCGCCGCCGACGCCCGCGCCGACTGGACGCGCACCGCGACGGCACGGGCCAGGCGGGCGGCCGTGATGGTCACCGCGCCGGTGGGGCTGTGCTTCCTGCCCGCGTTCATCACGGTCGGAGTACTGCCCGTGGTGCTCGGGCTGGCGGGTGGGGCGCTGGGAGGGGGTGGTGGATGA
- a CDS encoding pilus assembly protein: MRRCERGADRGFVTAEAAVVLPVLVMFAMALVWVLLAVAAQIQCVDAARTGARAAARQDSVDAVVEVVRGVAPRDAKVTVSREGDQVRVAVVARPPALHGLPFEVREEAVASVEETVGEGS; the protein is encoded by the coding sequence ATGCGCAGGTGTGAACGAGGCGCGGACAGGGGGTTTGTCACGGCGGAGGCTGCCGTGGTGCTTCCCGTGCTGGTGATGTTCGCGATGGCGTTGGTGTGGGTGCTGCTGGCCGTGGCCGCGCAGATCCAGTGCGTGGACGCGGCGCGGACGGGCGCTCGCGCGGCGGCTCGCCAGGACTCGGTCGACGCCGTCGTCGAGGTGGTCCGGGGGGTGGCGCCGCGCGATGCGAAGGTCACGGTCAGTCGGGAGGGCGATCAGGTCCGTGTCGCGGTCGTGGCGAGGCCACCGGCACTGCACGGCCTGCCCTTCGAAGTCCGGGAAGAGGCCGTGGCGTCGGTGGAGGAGACCGTGGGGGAGGGGAGTTGA
- the bldG gene encoding anti-sigma factor antagonist BldG yields MDLSLSTETVGDRTIVRVGGEIDVYTAPKLREQLVELVNDGSFHLVVDMEGVDFLDSTGLGVLVGGLKRVRAHEGSLRLVCNQERILKIFRITGLTKVFPIHTSVEEAVAATD; encoded by the coding sequence GTGGACCTGTCCCTGTCGACCGAAACCGTCGGCGATCGCACGATCGTCAGGGTCGGTGGCGAAATCGACGTATATACCGCGCCCAAGCTGCGCGAGCAGCTGGTCGAGCTGGTGAATGACGGCAGTTTCCACCTTGTCGTCGACATGGAAGGCGTGGACTTCCTCGACTCCACCGGTCTCGGCGTGCTGGTCGGCGGACTGAAGCGGGTGCGGGCCCATGAGGGCTCGCTGCGCCTGGTCTGCAACCAGGAGCGCATTCTGAAGATTTTCCGTATCACCGGCCTCACCAAGGTGTTCCCGATCCACACCTCGGTCGAGGAAGCGGTTGCGGCCACCGACTGA